The proteins below come from a single Argentina anserina chromosome 1, drPotAnse1.1, whole genome shotgun sequence genomic window:
- the LOC126803995 gene encoding uncharacterized protein LOC126803995: MDLMGLLSIRKCQFKWVIVCIDYHSKWIEAAPLTAITTEKVQNFLQCNIFYRHSTPKFIITDNGTQFNKDHLITWCKVRGTMLKFASIAHPKTNGQMEAGNKLIKGLLRKKQDEAKGLWPEKLDEALWEIRTTPKEATG; encoded by the coding sequence ATGGATCTGATGGGCCTGCTTTCCATCAGAAAATGCCAATTTAAGTGGGTCATCGTGTGTATCGACTATCACTCCAAATGGATCGAGGCTGCACCCTTGACCGCAATAACAACCGAGAAGGTCCAAAACTTTCTACAATGCAACATCTTCTACCGACACAGTACGCCGAAGTTTATCATTACAGACAATGGCACACAGTTCAATAAAGACCACCTCATCACATGGTGCAAAGTAAGAGGAACCATGCTCAAGTTTGCCTCTATCGCACACCCCAAGACCAATGGGCAAATGGAAGCTGGCAACAAATTAATCAAGGGTCTCCTTAGGAAAAAACAGGATGAAGCAAAGGGGCTTTGGCCCGAGAAGCTCGACGAGGCACTATGGGAAATCCGCACCACGCCAAAAGAGGCCACGGGCTAG